A section of the Chryseobacterium ginsenosidimutans genome encodes:
- the folB gene encoding dihydroneopterin aldolase, translating to MMSKIYLEDVKIYAYHGVLPEENIIGTYYILNLELHTDLWKAAESDDLNDTISYADINEIIQDEMKIKSKLLEHVGGRIISKIHEKFSEISYIKLKITKTAPPMKGEMKGASIELEKSFKPEN from the coding sequence ATTATGAGTAAAATATATCTCGAAGATGTGAAAATATATGCTTACCACGGTGTTTTACCAGAAGAAAACATCATTGGTACGTATTATATTCTTAATTTGGAACTTCACACCGATTTGTGGAAAGCTGCAGAATCAGACGATTTGAATGATACAATAAGTTACGCAGATATTAATGAGATCATTCAGGACGAAATGAAAATCAAATCAAAATTGCTTGAACATGTTGGCGGGAGAATTATCTCTAAAATTCATGAAAAATTCTCAGAAATATCTTATATTAAACTAAAGATTACAAAAACAGCTCCTCCTATGAAAGGGGAAATGAAAGGCGCAAGCATTGAGCTGGAAAAAAGTTTCAAACCTGAAAATTAA
- a CDS encoding bacteriocin-like protein, whose translation MKNFKKLSKQDLQQINGAALTNCNGCPVNATFGDGAGFTASCASYWALPEHCRKCVLVSMDCFEQIQLG comes from the coding sequence ATGAAAAATTTTAAAAAATTAAGCAAACAAGACCTCCAGCAAATAAACGGAGCCGCTTTAACGAATTGCAATGGATGTCCTGTAAATGCTACTTTCGGAGATGGCGCAGGATTTACTGCTTCATGTGCCTCATATTGGGCGTTGCCTGAACATTGCAGAAAATGTGTACTTGTAAGTATGGATTGTTTTGAACAGATTCAGTTAGGATAA
- the nadA gene encoding quinolinate synthase NadA, translating into MSTETLEKAKSAIPVRGFLDIKDIAIPQGKELVKAILQLKEEKNAVILAHYYQPGEIQDIADFLGDSLQLARQAKDTNADMIVFCGVHFMAEAAKILNPTKKVVLPDTMAGCSLADGCSGEGLRKMREQHPNALIATYINCNAETKAESDIIVTSSNAETVIEALPKDRPIIFAPDKNLGRYLSQKTGRDMILWDGSCIVHEAFSMERIAKQLADNPDAKLIAHPESEESVLKLAHFIGSTSALLNYVEKEDCQKFIIATEEGILHEMRKRAPHKELIPALVFDESCNCSECFYMKRNTMEKLYLCMKYELPEILIDEELRLRALKPIEAMLDLSKSIK; encoded by the coding sequence ATGAGTACCGAAACATTAGAAAAAGCTAAATCTGCAATTCCTGTAAGAGGATTTTTGGATATAAAAGATATAGCTATTCCTCAAGGAAAAGAATTGGTGAAAGCGATTCTTCAATTGAAAGAAGAGAAAAATGCCGTGATTTTAGCGCATTATTACCAGCCCGGAGAAATTCAGGATATTGCTGATTTCCTTGGAGATTCCCTTCAATTGGCGAGACAGGCAAAAGATACAAATGCTGATATGATTGTATTCTGCGGAGTACATTTCATGGCAGAAGCAGCAAAAATTCTGAACCCGACGAAAAAAGTTGTTCTTCCCGATACGATGGCAGGATGTTCTTTGGCAGACGGTTGTTCAGGAGAAGGCTTAAGAAAAATGCGTGAACAGCATCCGAATGCTTTGATCGCAACGTACATCAACTGCAACGCTGAAACGAAAGCAGAAAGTGACATCATCGTAACCAGTTCAAACGCTGAAACGGTGATTGAAGCTCTTCCGAAAGACCGACCGATTATTTTCGCTCCGGATAAAAACTTGGGACGATATTTATCTCAGAAAACGGGCCGCGATATGATTCTTTGGGACGGAAGCTGTATTGTACACGAAGCATTTTCGATGGAGAGAATTGCAAAACAACTGGCAGATAATCCTGATGCCAAACTAATTGCCCACCCTGAAAGTGAAGAGTCTGTTTTGAAACTGGCTCATTTCATAGGTTCCACTTCTGCTCTGTTGAATTATGTTGAAAAAGAAGATTGCCAGAAATTCATCATTGCAACAGAAGAAGGAATTCTGCACGAAATGAGAAAACGTGCACCTCATAAAGAACTGATTCCTGCTTTGGTTTTTGATGAAAGCTGTAACTGTTCAGAATGTTTCTACATGAAACGTAATACAATGGAAAAGCTGTATTTGTGTATGAAATATGAGCTTCCTGAAATTCTTATTGACGAAGAATTAAGATTAAGAGCTTTGAAACCGATTGAAGCAATGCTCGATCTTTCGAAAAGCATAAAATAA
- the gmk gene encoding guanylate kinase, whose translation MNKVIIFSAPSGSGKTTLVKHSLEVFNELQFSISCTTRQPRGSEIHAVDYHFLSPDEFRQKIAEDAFVEFEEVYNDKYYGTLKSEVEKIWSQGKVVIFDVDVKGGISLKKYFGEKALSIFIEPPSIEELERRLISRGTDDPETIKTRVEKAEEEMSYAKEFDTIVINSDLDIAKREIESLIKNFVGN comes from the coding sequence ATGAATAAAGTTATCATATTTTCAGCACCGTCTGGAAGCGGAAAAACTACCTTGGTGAAGCATTCTCTGGAAGTATTTAATGAACTTCAGTTCTCCATTTCATGTACAACAAGACAACCGAGAGGAAGTGAAATTCATGCTGTTGATTACCATTTTTTAAGTCCTGATGAATTCAGGCAGAAAATTGCGGAAGATGCTTTTGTAGAATTTGAAGAAGTATATAATGATAAATATTACGGTACTTTAAAATCTGAAGTTGAGAAGATCTGGAGTCAGGGGAAAGTGGTTATTTTTGATGTAGATGTAAAAGGTGGAATTTCCTTAAAAAAATATTTCGGAGAAAAAGCATTGTCAATTTTCATTGAACCACCTTCCATCGAAGAGCTGGAACGAAGATTGATCTCCCGAGGAACGGATGATCCAGAAACCATCAAAACCCGTGTAGAAAAGGCAGAAGAAGAAATGTCTTACGCCAAAGAATTTGATACAATCGTGATAAATTCCGATTTAGATATTGCAAAAAGAGAAATAGAGAGTTTAATAAAAAATTTTGTCGGGAACTAA
- a CDS encoding YicC family protein, translated as MILSMTGFGRAEDVFEGKKITVDVKSLNSKSFDLNIKVPLRYKEKEFEIRKILNDRIIRGKVDCYINIENLEETNDVKINKSLIDSYMNELRTIASDGPDFEYLKMAVRLPDAITSRPDELIEGEWENLAKIVNAAVDKFEDFRKTEGKILHEELERNIQNIDKYLGEVIPFEEVRIQSVKERYQKTLKEFENVDETRFYQEMAYFTEKLDISEEKVRLSQHLKYYKEVMDKEDFNGKKLGFISQEIGREINTLGSKANHAEIQKLVVMMKDDLEKIKEQTLNVL; from the coding sequence ATGATTTTATCAATGACCGGGTTCGGGAGAGCCGAAGACGTTTTTGAAGGAAAAAAAATAACGGTAGATGTTAAATCTTTGAACAGCAAAAGTTTTGATTTAAATATAAAAGTACCGTTACGTTATAAAGAAAAAGAATTCGAAATCCGAAAAATTCTTAATGACAGAATTATCCGTGGGAAAGTAGACTGCTACATTAATATAGAAAATCTTGAAGAGACAAATGATGTAAAAATCAATAAAAGTTTAATTGATTCTTATATGAATGAGCTTCGTACTATTGCCTCAGACGGACCTGATTTTGAATATCTGAAGATGGCAGTAAGACTTCCGGACGCTATCACTTCAAGACCCGATGAACTTATAGAAGGTGAATGGGAAAACTTAGCAAAAATCGTAAATGCAGCGGTTGATAAGTTTGAAGATTTCAGAAAAACAGAAGGGAAAATCCTGCACGAAGAACTGGAAAGAAATATCCAGAATATTGATAAGTATTTAGGAGAAGTGATTCCTTTTGAAGAAGTAAGAATTCAAAGTGTGAAAGAACGTTATCAAAAAACGCTTAAGGAATTTGAAAATGTTGATGAAACCCGTTTTTATCAGGAAATGGCTTATTTTACAGAAAAACTGGATATTTCGGAGGAAAAAGTAAGACTTTCCCAGCACTTGAAATATTATAAAGAAGTAATGGACAAAGAAGATTTCAACGGAAAAAAACTTGGTTTTATTTCTCAGGAAATCGGAAGAGAAATCAATACTTTAGGTTCAAAGGCCAATCATGCAGAGATCCAGAAACTGGTGGTGATGATGAAAGACGATTTGGAAAAAATTAAAGAACAGACGTTAAATGTTTTGTAA
- the miaA gene encoding tRNA (adenosine(37)-N6)-dimethylallyltransferase MiaA → MKNLISVVGPTGIGKTRLAIDLAKHFSTEIVSCDSRQFFKEMKIGTASPSEEELAESPHHFIGNLSVHEYYSIGQYEEDALEKLNELFEKYDTVILVGGSMMYEKAVIEGLNDLPEADEENQKKLQEILDNDGIEKLQEMLKKLDPEYFAVVDFHNPRRLLRAIDVIWQTNKKYSELIAVSQDSRDFNVIRIGIEAPREELYDRINRRVDIMMEKGLLDEAKSLEKFKHLTALNTVGYAELFKYFDREWDLDFAVSEIKKNSRRYAKRQLTWYRKANDIHYLPLGYSQEDFDGLIEYINEQT, encoded by the coding sequence GTGAAAAATTTGATTTCTGTTGTAGGACCCACCGGAATTGGAAAAACGAGATTGGCAATTGATTTGGCTAAACATTTCAGTACAGAAATTGTTTCCTGTGATTCGCGCCAGTTTTTTAAGGAAATGAAAATCGGAACCGCATCGCCGTCAGAAGAAGAACTGGCGGAATCACCTCATCATTTTATAGGAAATCTTTCGGTTCATGAATATTATTCTATTGGGCAATATGAAGAAGATGCTTTAGAAAAACTCAACGAGCTTTTTGAGAAATATGATACCGTTATTTTAGTCGGCGGAAGCATGATGTATGAAAAAGCGGTAATTGAAGGACTGAATGATTTGCCGGAAGCCGATGAAGAAAATCAGAAAAAATTACAGGAAATTCTGGATAATGATGGAATTGAAAAACTTCAGGAAATGTTGAAAAAACTCGATCCTGAATATTTTGCGGTGGTAGATTTCCATAATCCCAGAAGACTTTTACGGGCAATTGATGTAATCTGGCAGACGAATAAAAAGTATTCTGAATTAATTGCTGTTTCACAAGATTCCAGAGATTTTAATGTTATCCGAATCGGAATTGAAGCTCCGAGAGAAGAATTGTACGACAGAATCAATAGGAGAGTGGATATCATGATGGAGAAAGGTTTGTTGGATGAAGCAAAAAGCTTGGAGAAATTTAAACATCTGACCGCTTTAAATACGGTTGGCTATGCTGAATTATTTAAATATTTTGATAGGGAATGGGATTTGGATTTTGCAGTTTCTGAGATTAAGAAAAATAGCAGAAGATATGCAAAACGTCAATTGACCTGGTACAGAAAAGCGAATGATATTCATTATTTGCCGTTGGGGTATTCTCAGGAAGATTTTGATGGTTTGATTGAGTATATTAATGAACAAACTTGA
- a CDS encoding efflux transporter outer membrane subunit, producing the protein MKRIKNIFLTFILALGSVSCVSKLAYAEPDLELPEKFSYTATADTASVANLEWKKFFSDPILQSLIEKGIKNNYDLQIALKQVASSQEKLKQAKYLQYPDVGFAVSGQISKPSKNSMNGQSLNLFLGKSYVEDYNAAFNLSWEADIWGKIKNQQEVSKMQYLQTYEATKAIQTQVVAAIAQGYYNLLMLDKQLQIAKSNLELSTNTLSLTEKLWQSGDTTSLGVQQATSQKQSTELLITQLEQNIAIQENALSILVGENPNKVDRTIEMSDTSLPQDISAGLPAAMVSRRPDVRQQELVLLESNSMVGIAQANMYPALKITANGGVNSFKIDNWFQIPASLFGSVLGGLTQPIFQKRQLKTDLNVAKIQREKNVLAFRQSVLNAVGEVSDALVSNESLKVQEQKASEQVATLKNGIKSAEMLYKGGMANYLEVITAQGNSLQAELNLASVKRQRLSSIVDLYRALGGGWK; encoded by the coding sequence ATGAAAAGAATAAAAAATATTTTTCTAACATTCATATTGGCTTTAGGTTCTGTTTCGTGTGTGTCGAAATTAGCATATGCGGAACCGGATCTCGAGCTTCCGGAAAAATTCTCCTATACTGCAACTGCTGATACAGCAAGTGTTGCCAATTTAGAGTGGAAAAAGTTTTTCAGCGATCCGATCCTGCAAAGTTTAATCGAAAAAGGAATTAAAAACAATTACGATTTACAGATTGCTTTAAAACAGGTTGCTTCTTCCCAAGAAAAACTGAAACAGGCAAAATATCTTCAATATCCTGATGTAGGATTTGCAGTTTCAGGGCAGATTTCGAAACCTTCAAAAAACAGCATGAACGGGCAAAGCTTAAATCTATTTTTAGGGAAAAGCTATGTTGAAGATTACAATGCAGCCTTCAATCTTTCGTGGGAAGCAGATATTTGGGGCAAAATTAAAAACCAGCAGGAAGTTTCAAAAATGCAGTATCTGCAGACTTACGAAGCTACAAAAGCCATTCAGACACAGGTGGTTGCAGCGATTGCACAGGGTTATTATAATTTATTGATGCTTGATAAACAATTACAGATTGCAAAATCAAATTTAGAATTAAGCACCAACACCCTTTCTCTTACAGAAAAATTGTGGCAAAGCGGCGACACCACATCTTTGGGCGTTCAGCAGGCTACATCTCAAAAGCAATCGACAGAACTTTTGATTACGCAACTGGAGCAAAACATTGCAATTCAGGAAAATGCGCTAAGTATTTTGGTAGGTGAAAATCCAAATAAAGTGGACAGAACCATTGAAATGTCCGACACCTCTTTACCACAAGATATTTCTGCGGGACTTCCTGCGGCAATGGTGAGCCGTCGTCCGGATGTTCGTCAGCAGGAATTGGTGTTGTTGGAATCCAATTCAATGGTGGGAATTGCCCAGGCAAATATGTATCCTGCATTGAAAATCACAGCAAACGGGGGAGTAAATTCATTTAAAATCGATAACTGGTTTCAGATTCCGGCATCTTTGTTCGGTTCTGTTTTAGGAGGATTAACTCAGCCTATTTTTCAGAAAAGACAATTGAAAACGGATCTTAATGTTGCAAAAATCCAAAGAGAGAAAAATGTGTTGGCGTTCCGTCAATCTGTTTTGAATGCTGTGGGTGAAGTTTCTGATGCCTTAGTTTCCAATGAAAGCTTGAAAGTTCAGGAACAAAAGGCAAGCGAACAAGTGGCAACCTTAAAAAATGGAATTAAAAGTGCCGAAATGCTATACAAAGGTGGAATGGCAAATTATTTAGAAGTGATTACCGCTCAGGGAAACTCTTTGCAGGCTGAACTGAATCTTGCGTCCGTAAAAAGACAGAGATTAAGCAGTATTGTAGATTTGTACCGAGCGTTAGGTGGCGGTTGGAAGTAG